The genomic stretch CAGTTTGTCGCGCGCGCCATGGGGCTGGGAGACGGTTGTCATGATTTCGTCCAATGAAAAGAAAATAAGGCTGCGATCAACAGAGCGCAGCCTGCGATTGCTGAGTCGGGCGTTGAGTCAGTCTTTGAAATCCGTGGACAGCGCCAGTGCATTCCACTCGGCCAGTTCCTGCGCCACCAATCGATTCTTCGCTTCGATCCGCGCGATGGTGTCGCTGCCCAATGCCAGCCGTTGCGGCGGGTTCGGCGCATTGACCAGCGCCAGCATGGCCTCCGCAAACTTCACCGGATCACCCGGCTGCGCATGGTTGGCGGCTTCGGCGAAGGTGCGCATCTTGCCGACGGTTTCGTCGTAGTCCGGCAGCACCAGCGCGGTCTTGACCAGCGATTGTTCATCGAGGAAATCAGTGCGGAAGAAGCCCGGCTCGACCACCGTGGCATGAATGCCCAGCGGCGCCAGTTCCTGACGTAGCGCTTCGCTGATGCCTTCCACCGCGAACTTGGTGGAGCCGTAGACACCCCAGCCCATATAGGCCTGATAGCCGCCAATCGATGAGATGTTGATGACCCGCCCGCTTCGCTGGGCACGCATGTGCGGCAGCACGGCGCGAGTCACGTTGAGCAGGCCGAAGACGTTGGTGGCGAACAGGCGCTCGGTTTCGCTGGCGCTGGTTTCTTCCACCGCGCCCAGTACGCCGAAGCCGGCATTGTTGATCAGCACATCAATGCGGCCGAAACGCTTGATGCCTTCCGCCACCGCTTGGTGGGCCTCTTCTTCACGGGTGACGTCCAGGCGCACCGCCAGCAGGTTCGGGTGCTCGCCGAGGCGGTCGGTAATGTCTTGCGGATTGCGGGCGGTGGCAATCACGGCGTCGCCGGCACGCAGGGCATGTTCTGCGATGAGGGTGCCAAAACCACGGGAAGCTCCGGTAATCAGCCAGGTACGCATAGCAACTCCTCCTGTCAGTGACCCTGGCGTTATTGCCGGGCCTTCTCGATGAGTTGATGCGACTTTAAAGCCGTGCTACTGATGTGATAATCCCAACAAAATTACATGACTTTGTGAAAGGCATTCATCAATGAAAAACCCGTCCACGGCGGATCTGTCGATCTTTCTGAGCATCGCCCAGCATCTGAATTTAAGTCGTGCAGCGGTGGATCTGGGCCTGACACCGTCGGCGCTGAGTCATTCCTTGCGCGCTCTGGAAAACCGCCTCGGCGTGCGTCTGTTCAATCGCACCACCCGCAGCGTGGCCCTGACCGAAGCCGGCGAACGGCTTTATGCCCGGTTGAAACCGGCGTTTCGCGATATCGAAGATGCGCTTGAAGACCTCAACCACTTTCGCGACAAGCCCTCGGGCAACCTGCGCATTACCTCCGGGCGCCAGGCGTGTGAACTGGTGCTGCTGCCGATTGCCAGCGAGTTCCTGCAGGCCTACCCGGACATTCGTCTGGAGGTGGTCGAAAGCGATGCGCTGCTGGATATCGTCGCTGCGGGATTCGATGCCGGTGTACGTTTCGGCAACCGGTTGGAGGCGGACATGGTGTCCCTGCCCATCGGACCGAACATGCGTTCGGTGGTGGTGGGTTCGCCGGCGTTTTTCCAGCGGCATCCCGCGCCACAGAAACCGGAAGACCTGCATGCCCTGCCCTGCATCCGTCATCGGTTCCCGAGCGGTTCGATGTACCGCTGGGAATTCGAACGTGGTGGCATTGAACAGGAAATCGAAGTCAACGGCCCGCTGACGCTGGGCGATGTCAGCCTGATGGTCGGCCCGGCGTTGCAAGGTTTGGGGCTGGCCTATGTGTTCGAAGACATGGTCAGCGAGCACCTCGCGGCCGGGCGTCTGGTGCAGGTGTTGGCGGACTGGTGCCCGTACTATCCGGGGCTGCATCTGTATTACCCGAGCCGGCGCCATGTACCGGCGCCGCTCAAGGCTTTCATCGACTTTGCCCGCAACGTTCGCGACGGCAAAACGGGATAGTTACAGATACTTCAACCAGGCGATGTCCCGTCGCCGGGCCTTCAATGCGGAGAACCAGCGCACGGCCGGAAACAACGCGACCGCCAGCACCATCGCCGCCAGCCACACCGCCGCCACCGTCGAGAAACCGAAATAACTGCCCTGATTGAGCCCGACCAATGCCACGCCAATCAGGTACAGCACCTTCAGCGCATACAGGTGCAGCAGATAGAAAAACATCGGCGCCGAACCGAACACCGTCAGCCAGCGAATCCAGCGTCGATCCTGTGCACGCTCGAACACCAGCAACAGCAGCAGCCCGACACTCACTGTCAGCGTGATGAACAACAGCGACGGCGGGTATTTGGTGATGTTGAAAAAACTCATCAGGGTTTGCAGGCTGCTGTCATTGAGCGACCACGGTTTCTCGCCGTAACCGTTGACCAGCCGCAACGCCACGAAACCCAGCAGCCCGGCGATGCCAACGATCAGCAAACGCCGCTGGCGCACACCCGCATCGGCCATTCGGGCAAACCATGGCCCCAGCGCGTAACCCAGACCGATTACACCGATCCACGGCAGCAGCGGGTACGACGTGCGCAAGCGCAAGCTCTCGCTGACTTCGATCCAGCCCCGGTCATGCAGGATTGCCCAAGGCACGTGCAGCGCCGAATCCATGGCAAAGTGCAGACCGTCGAGCAGGTTGTGCCCGGCGATGATCGCCAGGCTCAACGTCAACAACAGCCAGCGTGGCAGCCAGACCAACAGCGACAGCGCGATCATGCTCAGGCCGATCGCCCAGATCACCTGCAGGTAGATCACGCTCGGCGGCAGCTGGAACGTCCAGGCGAAATTCACCAGGGTGAATTCGAGCACCACCAGGAACAGACCACGCTTGAACAGAAAGGCACTGACATCAGCCTTGCCGTCGTACTTTTCCCCGAACAGCCACGCCGACAACCCGGTCAGCAGCACGAACACCGGCGCGCACAGATGCGCCAGAGTGCGGCTGAAAAACAGCGCCGGCTCGGTGCTGGCGATGTCCATCGGATCGGAGACCTGACGATGCAACAGAAAGGTTTCGCGCACGTGATCCAGCAACATGAACAGAATGACCAGGCCGCGCAGCGCATCAATGGACAGCAGCCGGCCAGTCGCCGGCGGGACGTTTCGAGGAGCAGCAACGGTCATGAAAGGTTCGCAATCGAGTGAAGAGTTCGATCGGGCCGCGTGCAAACGGCCCGACCATTTACGTTACCTTATAACATGAAAAGCCGCTTCAATTGCTAACGGTTCTCAAACCGTGCGCAGTTGCTCAAGCAGTACCTGCAACGGATGACGCACCGCCCGGTCGGCCTGACGCTTGACCTGGCTACGGCACGAATAGCCGGTCGCCAGTGCTTCGCCCCGCTCTGCCGGTGCCTCGATCTGCTTCGCCCAGGACTGCTCGTAAATCACTGCCGAGGTGTCGCGATTGCGCGCTTCGTGCCCGTAGGTGCCGGACATCCCGCAGCAACCGGTGGCCTGGGTCATCAGTTTCAAGCCGACACGTTCGAATACTTGCTCCCATTGCCGGGTTGCGGCGGGTGCGTTGGTTTTTTCGGTGCAGTGCGCGAGCAGGCGGAAGCTTTCGCCATTCTGTGAATCCGTCCGTTGCGGCATGACCTTCAGCAGCCACTCCTGCACCAGCGCCACTTCCGGGCATTTCTCCATCCCCGGCACCTTCAAATACTCCTGGCGATAAACCAGGGTCATCGCCGGGTCGAGCCCCACCAGCGGCACGCCAATCTCGGCCAGAGCACGCAATTGCCCGGCATTGCGCAACGCCGCGCGATTGAACGCCGACAGGAAACCCTGCACATGCAGCGGCTTGCCGTTGGCGCTGAACGGCGCCAGATAAACCTGATAACCCAGGCGCGAAATCAGTTCGATCAGATCCGCCAGCAATGGCGCCTCGAAATACCGGGTGAACGCGTCCTGCACCAGCACCACACTGCGTTCGCGTTGCACCTGAGTCAGCGCCGAAAGCACCTCGACCGACGCCGGCTGCACCTGCCAGCGACGCATGGCCGCGTGGAAATCGAAACGGCTGAGCAACGGCACATCGACCATGCCACCAAGGCGCTCGATCAAACGACGGCTGAACGACGCCCCCATCAAGCCGTTGTAGAGAAACGGAATCCGCGCCATATACGGAATCGTGTATTCCAGCGAGGCAATCAGATAATCCCGCGCCGGACGTAGATAGCGCGTGTGGTACAGCTCGAGAAACCGCGAACGGAAATCCGGCACGTTGACCTTCACAGGGCACTGCCCCGCGCAGGACTTGCACGCCAGACAGCCGGCCATGGCGTCGTACACCTCGTGGGAGAAGTCTTTTTCCTGCGCACGGCTGTTGCGCCAGCGCTCCAGTAATGTGCTGAAAAACGGCGGGCGACGACTGGCATCGGACAACACATCAACACCTGCCTCGCCCTGCAAACGCAGCCATTCGCGAATCAGCGAGGCGCGGCCCTTGGGCGACTGCGCACGCTGGCGGGTGGCTTTCCACGACGGGCACATCGCATCGTCGGGATCGAAGTTGTAGCAGGCACCGTTGCCATTGCA from Pseudomonas allokribbensis encodes the following:
- a CDS encoding oxidoreductase; this translates as MRTWLITGASRGFGTLIAEHALRAGDAVIATARNPQDITDRLGEHPNLLAVRLDVTREEEAHQAVAEGIKRFGRIDVLINNAGFGVLGAVEETSASETERLFATNVFGLLNVTRAVLPHMRAQRSGRVINISSIGGYQAYMGWGVYGSTKFAVEGISEALRQELAPLGIHATVVEPGFFRTDFLDEQSLVKTALVLPDYDETVGKMRTFAEAANHAQPGDPVKFAEAMLALVNAPNPPQRLALGSDTIARIEAKNRLVAQELAEWNALALSTDFKD
- a CDS encoding LysR family transcriptional regulator, with amino-acid sequence MKNPSTADLSIFLSIAQHLNLSRAAVDLGLTPSALSHSLRALENRLGVRLFNRTTRSVALTEAGERLYARLKPAFRDIEDALEDLNHFRDKPSGNLRITSGRQACELVLLPIASEFLQAYPDIRLEVVESDALLDIVAAGFDAGVRFGNRLEADMVSLPIGPNMRSVVVGSPAFFQRHPAPQKPEDLHALPCIRHRFPSGSMYRWEFERGGIEQEIEVNGPLTLGDVSLMVGPALQGLGLAYVFEDMVSEHLAAGRLVQVLADWCPYYPGLHLYYPSRRHVPAPLKAFIDFARNVRDGKTG
- a CDS encoding DUF1624 domain-containing protein, with product MTVAAPRNVPPATGRLLSIDALRGLVILFMLLDHVRETFLLHRQVSDPMDIASTEPALFFSRTLAHLCAPVFVLLTGLSAWLFGEKYDGKADVSAFLFKRGLFLVVLEFTLVNFAWTFQLPPSVIYLQVIWAIGLSMIALSLLVWLPRWLLLTLSLAIIAGHNLLDGLHFAMDSALHVPWAILHDRGWIEVSESLRLRTSYPLLPWIGVIGLGYALGPWFARMADAGVRQRRLLIVGIAGLLGFVALRLVNGYGEKPWSLNDSSLQTLMSFFNITKYPPSLLFITLTVSVGLLLLLVFERAQDRRWIRWLTVFGSAPMFFYLLHLYALKVLYLIGVALVGLNQGSYFGFSTVAAVWLAAMVLAVALFPAVRWFSALKARRRDIAWLKYL